In a genomic window of Streptomyces sp. BHT-5-2:
- a CDS encoding DUF1876 domain-containing protein, with product MANTTEWPVRLTVTEEDGTTRARVELNTGTRSLTGHGRARCNPEDPDVPVIGDELAAGRAMKDLAGQLIRLADHDLAGAGAAPPGHERRTLYGWADELA from the coding sequence ATGGCGAACACCACCGAGTGGCCGGTCCGGCTGACCGTCACCGAGGAGGACGGCACCACCCGGGCCCGGGTGGAACTGAACACCGGGACGCGGTCGCTCACCGGGCACGGCCGGGCCCGTTGCAATCCCGAGGACCCCGACGTCCCGGTGATCGGGGACGAGCTGGCGGCCGGCCGGGCCATGAAGGACCTCGCCGGGCAGCTGATCCGGCTGGCGGACCACGACCTGGCGGGCGCCGGCGCCGCGCCACCGGGGCACGAGCGGCGCACCCTCTACGGCTGGGCGGACGAGCTGGCCTGA
- a CDS encoding HAD family phosphatase has translation MSAASPLAACLRPVRAVVFDTDGVLTDTAGLHAAAWREAFDACLAAAGGQRPFDPVDDYLRHVDGRSRLDGAAAFLASRGLALPPGAPGDPPGTGTVAAVAARKDEVYTALLRERGAPVWPGSVRLLHALRGEGVGCAAASASRHATELLSRAGLLGLFGAVVDGNEAARLGLPGKPDPALFAEAARRLAVPPREAAVLEDAAAGVEAGRRGGFGLVVGVDRSGAPGHAAELRRRGADVVVTDPGDLLAPGAAR, from the coding sequence ATGTCCGCCGCGTCACCGCTGGCCGCGTGTCTGCGCCCGGTGCGGGCCGTGGTCTTCGACACCGACGGTGTGCTCACCGACACCGCGGGGCTGCACGCCGCGGCCTGGCGGGAGGCGTTCGACGCCTGCCTGGCGGCCGCCGGCGGGCAGCGGCCCTTCGACCCGGTGGACGACTACCTCCGCCATGTCGACGGCCGGTCCCGGCTGGACGGCGCCGCCGCGTTCCTGGCCTCCCGGGGCCTGGCGCTGCCGCCCGGCGCCCCCGGCGACCCGCCCGGCACCGGCACCGTGGCGGCGGTCGCGGCCCGCAAGGACGAGGTCTACACCGCGCTGCTGCGGGAGCGGGGGGCGCCCGTGTGGCCGGGCAGTGTGCGACTGCTGCACGCGCTGCGCGGCGAGGGCGTCGGCTGTGCCGCGGCGTCCGCGTCCCGGCACGCCACCGAGCTGCTGTCCCGGGCCGGGCTGCTGGGGCTGTTCGGGGCGGTGGTGGACGGCAACGAGGCCGCGCGACTGGGCCTGCCGGGCAAGCCGGACCCGGCGCTCTTCGCCGAGGCGGCCCGGCGGCTGGCCGTCCCGCCCCGGGAGGCGGCCGTGCTGGAGGACGCCGCGGCCGGCGTCGAGGCGGGCCGCCGCGGCGGCTTCGGCCTGGTCGTCGGCGTCGACCGGAGCGGCGCCCCGGGGCACGCGGCCGAGCTGCGCCGCCGCGGCGCCGACGTGGTGGTCACCGACCCCGGCGACCTGCTGGCCCCCGGGGCGGCCCGATGA
- a CDS encoding universal stress protein yields the protein MELPLVVGVDGSDAGLRALDWAVDEAVRHGLPLRLVYASRWERYEGVAPREDAPEEQAMADRVVASAADRAARRNPEVEVSVQVLADDPVAALLREAPYATAVVLGCKGRGEFADLLLGSVSLSVAARARHPVVVVRGDRAGLESGHDRVLLGVGDSAQGAAAVRFAFREAEARGCVLDAVRAWRCPAYETGDRAHRAAGPEHHYEQQASALVDAVVAEEAEAHPTVHVRRTTVEGPAHKVLVRRSAAADLLVLGARQRHGHFGLQLGRVGHAALHHAACPVAVVPRG from the coding sequence ATGGAACTCCCCCTGGTCGTAGGCGTGGACGGATCGGACGCCGGGCTGCGCGCCCTGGACTGGGCGGTGGACGAGGCGGTGCGCCACGGCCTGCCGCTGCGCCTGGTGTACGCGTCCCGGTGGGAGCGGTACGAGGGGGTGGCGCCGCGGGAGGACGCCCCCGAGGAGCAGGCGATGGCCGACCGGGTCGTGGCGTCCGCCGCGGACCGCGCCGCCCGCCGCAACCCCGAGGTCGAGGTCTCGGTGCAGGTGCTGGCCGACGACCCGGTCGCCGCGCTGCTCCGCGAGGCGCCCTACGCCACCGCGGTGGTCCTCGGCTGCAAGGGGCGCGGGGAGTTCGCCGATCTGCTGCTGGGGTCGGTCAGCCTGTCGGTGGCGGCCCGCGCCCGGCACCCGGTGGTGGTGGTCCGCGGCGACCGGGCCGGGCTGGAGAGCGGCCACGACCGGGTGCTGCTCGGCGTCGGCGACAGCGCCCAGGGGGCCGCGGCCGTCCGGTTCGCCTTCCGGGAGGCGGAGGCCCGGGGCTGCGTCCTCGACGCGGTGCGCGCCTGGCGCTGCCCCGCCTACGAGACCGGCGACCGCGCACACCGGGCCGCGGGGCCCGAGCACCACTACGAGCAGCAGGCGTCGGCGCTGGTCGACGCGGTGGTGGCGGAGGAGGCCGAGGCACACCCGACGGTGCACGTCCGGCGCACCACCGTGGAGGGGCCGGCGCACAAGGTGCTGGTCCGGCGGTCCGCGGCCGCGGATCTGCTGGTGCTCGGCGCCCGGCAGCGGCACGGCCACTTCGGGCTGCAGCTGGGCCGGGTCGGGCACGCCGCGCTGCACCACGCGGCCTGCCCGGTCGCGGTGGTCCCGCGGGGCTGA
- a CDS encoding nicotinate phosphoribosyltransferase, producing MPDATTAGPTTTDLYEVTMALSYLREGMTRPATFSCFVRELPAGRGFLVAAGVESVLDHLSRFRIGPEDVEVFAQALHRPVAELAPLLGLRFAGEVRAVPEGRVVLAGEPLLEITAPLPQAQLVETFVLNQLSHQTAVAAKCARCVLAARGRPVVDFSLRRTHGTEAGFRTARLAAMAGFAGTSNVAAAHAERLPAVGTMAHSYIEAFEDEEAAFTAFLRTHPGPVTLLVDTYDVDSGVAAAARVLHALDRAEGASIRLDSGDLGALAVRARAMLDRAELPGVRIVASGGLDEFAIDDLVRAGAPIDVYAVGTRVGVSADAPYLDSAYKLVAYDGRPVMKLSSAKITAPGRKQVFRHPGCRDVIGLAEEPAPAGSVPLLETLMRDGVRCAPRTPLADARARLTADLAELPAAARAIRSPVPVPPSVSTPLATLAEHVRRRIERAVLAPYEHYA from the coding sequence ATGCCGGACGCGACGACGGCCGGTCCGACCACGACCGACCTGTACGAGGTGACCATGGCCCTGTCGTACCTGCGCGAGGGCATGACCCGGCCGGCCACCTTCAGCTGCTTCGTCCGGGAGCTCCCCGCGGGCCGGGGCTTCCTGGTCGCCGCCGGGGTGGAGTCCGTGCTCGACCACCTCTCCCGTTTCCGGATCGGGCCCGAGGACGTCGAGGTGTTCGCCCAGGCGCTGCACCGGCCCGTCGCGGAGCTGGCGCCGCTGCTGGGGCTGCGCTTCGCCGGCGAGGTCCGGGCGGTGCCGGAGGGCCGGGTGGTGCTGGCCGGCGAGCCGCTGCTGGAGATCACCGCGCCGCTGCCGCAGGCCCAGCTCGTCGAGACCTTCGTACTGAACCAGCTCAGCCACCAGACCGCCGTCGCCGCCAAGTGCGCACGGTGCGTCCTGGCCGCCCGCGGACGGCCGGTGGTGGACTTCTCGCTGCGGCGCACGCACGGCACGGAGGCGGGCTTCCGCACCGCGCGGCTAGCGGCGATGGCGGGCTTCGCGGGGACCAGCAACGTCGCGGCGGCGCACGCCGAACGCCTGCCGGCGGTGGGCACCATGGCGCACTCGTACATCGAGGCGTTCGAGGACGAGGAGGCCGCGTTCACCGCCTTCCTGCGGACCCATCCGGGGCCGGTGACGCTCCTGGTGGACACCTACGACGTCGACTCCGGGGTGGCCGCCGCGGCCCGGGTGCTGCACGCCCTGGACCGCGCCGAGGGGGCGTCGATCCGGCTGGACAGCGGCGACCTGGGGGCGCTGGCGGTGCGCGCCCGGGCGATGCTGGACCGGGCGGAGCTGCCGGGGGTGCGGATCGTGGCCAGCGGCGGGCTGGACGAGTTCGCGATCGACGACCTGGTGCGGGCGGGGGCGCCGATCGACGTGTACGCGGTGGGCACCCGGGTCGGGGTGAGCGCCGACGCGCCGTATCTCGACTCGGCGTACAAGCTCGTGGCGTACGACGGGCGGCCGGTGATGAAGCTGTCGTCGGCGAAGATCACCGCGCCCGGCCGGAAGCAGGTCTTCCGGCACCCGGGCTGCCGCGATGTGATCGGGCTGGCCGAGGAGCCGGCGCCGGCCGGCAGCGTGCCGCTGCTGGAGACGCTGATGCGCGACGGGGTGCGCTGCGCGCCGCGGACCCCGCTGGCGGACGCCCGGGCCCGGCTCACGGCGGACCTCGCGGAACTGCCGGCGGCGGCCCGCGCCATCCGGTCGCCGGTACCGGTGCCCCCGTCGGTCTCCACACCGCTGGCCACCCTGGCGGAGCACGTCCGGCGCCGGATCGAGCGGGCGGTGCTGGCACCGTACGAGCACTACGCCTGA